In Blastocatellia bacterium, the genomic window CTGCTGTTGAAGAAACTACAGCAGAACGGGTCCGGTGACCTCAAGACGGAACAAGCACGTCAGTATCTGGAAACGATCGCCGCCGAGTCAGCCCGCTGCGGCGACATCGTGAAGAATCTCTTGCAATTTGCCCGGCACACACCCGTCAACCGGCAACCAACCGACATCAATGAACTCATCCGGCAATCACTCCGCTTGGTTCAGCACAACATTGATCTGATGAACGTTCAAACGCGCGTGCAACTGGATGAACGGCGCCCGATCGTCACGTGCGACGGCCAACAAATCAAACAAGCGCTGGTGGCGCTGCTGATCAATGCTTGCGAAGCGATGACGCCTGGCGAAGGCATCCTGGATGTCATCTCGCACTACGACGCCGAAGCGCAGGCCATCCAGATTACGATCCGCGATAATGGCATCGGCATGGACGCAACGACCCAACAACATATCTTCGAGCCGTTTTTCACCACCAAGGAACAAGGCCGTGGCGTGGGACTGGGGTTGGCCGTCGTCTACGGCATCATTCAACGACACGCCGGACAGATTGAGGTTCAGTCAGCCCCCGGCCAAGGCGCGACGTTCACCATCCGATTGCCAGACGCTACGATCAACCATCAGCCAAGTGCCCTGGAGGTAACTCACCAACCATGAACGTTGAGCATTCAACAACAAGGAGTGTCACGATGACAAAACGTCCTATCAGCATCTTGATTGTGGACGATGAACCAATTGTGCGAGAATCGCTGCAGAATTGGTTTCGCGAAGAGAATTATTTGGTGGATGTCGCCGCATCAGGCAAAGAGGCGCTGGATAAGTTGACTCGGCAAACGTGGGACCTGTTTCTGCTGGACATCAAAATGCCGGGCATGGATGGCCTTGAGCTTCAACGCAAAATCAAACAGATTCACCCATCGGCGACCATCATCATCATGACCGCATACGCCTCGGTCGAGACAGCCGTGGAAGCCATGAAGCAAGGCGCTTACGATTACCTGGTCAAGCCATTCGATCCCGATGATCTGGAACGAATCGTTCATAAAGCAGTCGAACACGCACAACTACTTTCAGAAAATCGCCAACTGCGCGACAAGATCGAAGAGATGAGTCGCTTTCACCAGATCATCGGACAAAGCGCCAGCATGCGTCGCGTGTTGGAGCAGGTGAGCCTCGTCGCCGCCTCTGACACGACCGTTCTGATTCGCGGCGAAAGCGGCACCGGCAAAGAGCTGATTGCAAGGGCTATTCATGCCAACAGCGCGCGTCGCTACATGCCGATTGTGATCGTCAACTGCGGCGCGTTGGCTGAAGGCGTGCTGGAAAGCGAACTGTTCGGCCACGAAAAAGGCGCATTCACCGGCGCGCAGTACCGGCGAAAAGGTAAATTCGAAATGGCCGATGGAGGAACCTTGTTCCTCGATGAAATCGGTGACATCAGCCTGAAAACACAGGTTGACCTCCTGCGCGTGCTGGAAGACAAAACGATCTATCGTGTTGGCGGCAACACACCCATTCCGGTTGATTTTCGACTCGTCGCAGCAACCAATAAAAACTTGGAAGCGTTGGTGGCGGAACAAAAATTCCGTGAAGACCTCTATTATCGGCTCAATGTCTTCTCCATCGCCCTGCCGCCACTGCGCGAACGCCGCGAGGACATCCCGCTGCTGGCCGAACATTTTCTCCGGCAATTTGCGCAAAACATGAACAAGCCGATCCACGGGTTCGCCACCGACGCCATGCACATGCTCTGTCAGTACGATTGGCCCGGCAACGTGCGCGAGCTGCAAAACGCTATTGAACGCGCTGTGCTGGTTTGCAAGGGGTCAACCATTGAACCCTCTGATCTGCCATTTCAAGTCAATAACGG contains:
- a CDS encoding sigma-54 dependent transcriptional regulator; amino-acid sequence: MTKRPISILIVDDEPIVRESLQNWFREENYLVDVAASGKEALDKLTRQTWDLFLLDIKMPGMDGLELQRKIKQIHPSATIIIMTAYASVETAVEAMKQGAYDYLVKPFDPDDLERIVHKAVEHAQLLSENRQLRDKIEEMSRFHQIIGQSASMRRVLEQVSLVAASDTTVLIRGESGTGKELIARAIHANSARRYMPIVIVNCGALAEGVLESELFGHEKGAFTGAQYRRKGKFEMADGGTLFLDEIGDISLKTQVDLLRVLEDKTIYRVGGNTPIPVDFRLVAATNKNLEALVAEQKFREDLYYRLNVFSIALPPLRERREDIPLLAEHFLRQFAQNMNKPIHGFATDAMHMLCQYDWPGNVRELQNAIERAVLVCKGSTIEPSDLPFQVNNGPSPVPGQSLADMERHHILRVLQQTGWNISQSARLLGIDRVTLYNKIKRYHLRREPT